GCCGTGGTCTCCCGCAATGCTGTGGGTCGGCAGCGACACCGGCACCGGAGCTGGCGGCTGCCCTAGATGACGTGGATATCGTGTTAATCGATGGCCATCAGATGGCCGTCGGCCAGACCCTGGCTGAGGCGGCTCGGCAGCGGGGACTGCCCGTGGTCATCGACGCCGGCAGTTGGAAACCTGGCTTTGAGACCCTGTTGCCCCTGGCGACCCACGTGATCTGCTCGGCTAATTTTTACCCGCCAGGGTGTAGCAGCCCGGACGCCGCCTTGAGCTACCTCCAGCATCTGGGAATTCCCCAGGTGGCCATGACCCGGGGAGCCGAGCCGATTCTCTACAATCGGCAGCAGTCCTGGCAGGCCTTGCCAGTGCCCCAGGGCCCCGTCGTAGACACCTTGGGGGCTGGCGACATCTTTCACGGTGCCTTCTGCCACTACGGCCTCAGCCAGCCCTGGCCCCAGGCCCTGACTCTGGCCGCCCAGGTAGCCAGTCATGCCTGCCGCTATGTCGGCCCCCGGCCTGGATGCAGCACCCCTTGAAGATTGAATAAATTGGCCCCAGGAACCTCTGAACCGCTAGGGCCAGTCGGTAGACTGAAGCAGATCTCTAGTTTTCTGACACCGAGCCATGGCATACGAGCGCGAACGACAACTGGCAATCGAGGCGGCCACCGCCGCCGCTGCTCTCTGTGAGGCGGTGCGGCGGGACATGGTGCCCCACGCCATCGAGAAAAATGACAAGAGTCCGGTGACCGTGGCCGACTTTGGCTCCCAGGCCGTCATCTGTCGTGCCCTGGCCGAGGCCTTCCCCACCGATCCAGTGGTGGGCGAAGAAGATGCTAGCGACCTGCGGCAACCGGCCATGGCCACTCCCCTGGCCCAGGTCACCCAGCAGGTGCAGCAGGTGGTGCCAGCCACTAGCTCCGAGCAGGTGCTCGACTGGATCGACCACGGCAATGGCACGGTGGGACAGCGCTACTGGACCCTGGACCCCATCGATGGCACCAAGGGATTCTTGCGGGGAGACCAATATGCGATCGCATTGGCCCTGGTCGAAGCCGGCGACATCAAGGTCGGTGTCTTAGCCTGTCCGGCCCTCAGCTTCGACGGCGGCACCCCCGGCTTACTCTTTACCGCCGTGCGAGGGGAAGGAACCACCCTGATGCCCTTGCCCCAAGGACCGACCCAGCCCCTGCGGGTGAGTCAAGCAGCCGACAGGCTGCGGTTTGTCGAGAGTGTAGAAGCCAGCCACGGTAATCAAGCCCAGCAAGCCGCCGTCGCCCAAGCGGTGGGCATCACCGCCGACTCGGTACGGATGGACAGTCAAGCCAAATATGGCGCCGTCGCTGCCGGCCACGCCGCCCTCTACCTGCGCTTACCCTCCCCCAAATCCCCAGACTACCGGGAAAAAATCTGGGACCATGCCGCCGGAGTGCTGGTGGTAGAAGAAGCCGGTGGCCGCGTCACCGACATGTTTGGTCGTCCCCTCGACTTCAGCCAAGGAGA
This portion of the Halomicronema hongdechloris C2206 genome encodes:
- a CDS encoding 3'(2'),5'-bisphosphate nucleotidase, giving the protein MAYERERQLAIEAATAAAALCEAVRRDMVPHAIEKNDKSPVTVADFGSQAVICRALAEAFPTDPVVGEEDASDLRQPAMATPLAQVTQQVQQVVPATSSEQVLDWIDHGNGTVGQRYWTLDPIDGTKGFLRGDQYAIALALVEAGDIKVGVLACPALSFDGGTPGLLFTAVRGEGTTLMPLPQGPTQPLRVSQAADRLRFVESVEASHGNQAQQAAVAQAVGITADSVRMDSQAKYGAVAAGHAALYLRLPSPKSPDYREKIWDHAAGVLVVEEAGGRVTDMFGRPLDFSQGDRLVNNQGVVVSNGTIHETVLAALKQAVTA
- a CDS encoding PfkB family carbohydrate kinase; this translates as MDIVLIDGHQMAVGQTLAEAARQRGLPVVIDAGSWKPGFETLLPLATHVICSANFYPPGCSSPDAALSYLQHLGIPQVAMTRGAEPILYNRQQSWQALPVPQGPVVDTLGAGDIFHGAFCHYGLSQPWPQALTLAAQVASHACRYVGPRPGCSTP